Below is a window of Dietzia timorensis DNA.
CGTGCGCGGGTGCAAGAGGGTGAGGTCCTGGAAATAATTCCCCAGACGCGAGCGAAGGTTTTTGGCCTTGCCCACGTAGATCACTCGTCCGTGTTCGTCGCGAAAACGGTAGACCCCGGGGTCCGTGGGTATTGTTCCTGCGGCGGGGCGGTAGCTTTGTGGATCCATCGTGCTTCCGCGGTCTAGCGGTCGGCGACGTTTTCGGGGTCCGCGGCGCTGGGCTTGTACGTGTGTGCGACATCGCGGAGGGCGTGCATGGCGGTTACGGCGGCGTCTCCGTCCATCGCCTGGATCGCGGGGATTCCCACGTGCTCGTATGCGGGAAGCTCGAGGCGCGCCCATTGTGCCGAAAGTGGGAAGGTGAATCCGACGATGTCGTCCCATCGGTAGAGTTTCGTCGCCAACAGCCCGGTGAGTTCCACGCCCTCGGATCCCGCTCGGATCCGAATGCGGAGCAGTAACAGGATCAATCCGGCGAGGATGATGCCGATGACCACGAACGCGAGCTGGTCGGCGCCGCCGATGTGGACCCCGGTATCGCGGCCCGCGGTGAGTATCAGGGCCCAGATGATGTGGAGGACGAGTACGGCCACCGCGATGGCGACGGTCCACACACGCAGCTTCTTCGGGCGGTACTCGAGCTCCCACTCCGCATCGCGGGTGTCGGAGTTCGACTGTTGCGCTTCGCCGCTCACGTGCAGCTCCTTCGAAAAAACATCGGACCGAATAATCGGGTGTGCGAGGTGCCTACTGGCCACGATAGTCCAGTGGGACGACAGTCCTGCTAGCCGGAGAGCAGGCGAAGTCTGCGTAGCTCGAGCGCCGCCCCGAGAGCTGCGGAGACGGCCTCGCCACCCTTGTCCTCGGCGGAGCCGGGGTGGCCGTCTCGCGCGACGGCCTGTTCGTACGAGTTCACCGTGAGCACTCCGTGGGCGACTGGAACGGACTCGTCGAGCGCGATCCGGGTGAGCCCATCGGTCACCGAATCGCAGACATAGTCGAAATGCGGCGTTTCCCCGCGGATCACGACACCAAGTGCGACGACCGCATCCGTTTGGCGTGCGAGCTGCTGCGCAACGATGGGAAGTTCGACAGCGCCGGCAACCTGCGCCTCGACGACCGTTGCGTTGGCCGCCTCCGCGACCGCGAGCGCGCGGCGACGAAGTTGCTCGGTGAGTTCGGCGTTCCACGCCGTGCGTACGATTCCGATCCTCAGCCCACTCGCGTCGGAAACCGTGGCTTCCGGACGTCCCGCGCCGCTCATCGCGCGTTCCCCCGTTCTTCGCCATCGGCGAGATCCTGCAGGAGATGCCCCATCCGGTCCCGCTTGGTTTGCAGGTAGCGTGTGTTCTCCGGTGTTTGGTTGACCGGGCTGGGCACCCTCTCGGACACGACGATCCCGCCGAGTTCCAGGGCGGACACCTTCTTCGGGTTGTTCGTGATGAGCCGGACGCTCTCGGCGCCGAGCTCGCGTAAAACCTGGGCGGCCACCGAGTAGTCGCGTGCGTCGGCGGGCAGACCGAGCTCGAGGTTCGCGTCGACGGTGTCGGTGCCGCCGTCCTGCAGGTGGTACGCGGCGAGCTTCGCGGCGATCCCGATCCCCCGCCCCTCGTGTCCGCGCAGGTAGACAATCACTCCCCTGCCCGCGGCGCAGATCTCTTCGACCGCCGCTTCGAGTTGCGCGCCGCAGTCGCAGCGCAGGGAATGGAACACGTCGCCGGTGAGGCATTCGGAGTGCAGCCGCGCGAGGACTGGCTCGGGACCGACGAAACGGCCCTCGGCAAGTTCCCCGGCAACGAGCGCGACGTGCTCGACTCCGGTGATCGAATCTCGGAAGCCGATTGCCGTGAGGTTGCCGGCGGGCACGGGCAGCGACGCCGCCGCGACCTGCTCGACCTGGGTCTCGTTTCGCCTGCGCCACGCACGCAACGCGTCGATCGACACCAGGGCAAGGTCGTGCTCGTCGGCGATCCGGCGCAGCTCGGGGGTGCGCGCCATGGTCGTCGGATCCTCCTCCGACACCACCTCGCAGATGACGCCGGAGCTGGAGCGTCCGGCCAGGCGCGCGAAGTCCACCGCTGCCTCGGTGTGGCCGGGGCGCTCGAGGACTCCGCCGTCACGCGCCCGCAACGGAACGACGTGACCGGGCCTCGACAGGTGGGCCGCGGTCGCTGCGGGATCGGCCAAAACGCGCGCGGTGTGGGCGCGGTCGGCGGCGGAAATACCCGTGGTCACGCCCTCGGCGGCGTCACAGGTGACGGTGTAGGCGGTGCCATGCGGATCGGTGTTGTTCTTGACCATCGGCGGAAGGCCGAGTCGATCGCAGGCGGAGCCCTGGAGAGCGACGCAGACATAGCCGGAGGAATAGCGCACGAGGAAGCCCATGAGCGCTGGCGTCGCTGCGTCGGCGGCGAAAATGAGGTCGCCCTCGTTCTCGCGGTCCTCGTTGTCGACCACGATGATGGCCTTGCCGGCGGCGATATCGGAGATGGCCCGTTCGATCGAGTCGAACGGGACCCCGTCATGGGTGCCGTCGACTGAATCGGTGGCGGGCTGCGAAGGCGTCACGGTGTGCGTCAACCTCGACTTTCGGTTGCGGTGTCGGGTGCGCATCTGCCGCGCTCCCGCCGGGTTCGAGTGAATGGTGCTAGGTCTGTCGGGCGTTCGTGGAGAACTCGGTGAGCCGTGCGATGTGT
It encodes the following:
- a CDS encoding PH domain-containing protein, producing the protein MSGEAQQSNSDTRDAEWELEYRPKKLRVWTVAIAVAVLVLHIIWALILTAGRDTGVHIGGADQLAFVVIGIILAGLILLLLRIRIRAGSEGVELTGLLATKLYRWDDIVGFTFPLSAQWARLELPAYEHVGIPAIQAMDGDAAVTAMHALRDVAHTYKPSAADPENVADR
- the ribH gene encoding 6,7-dimethyl-8-ribityllumazine synthase, with product MSGAGRPEATVSDASGLRIGIVRTAWNAELTEQLRRRALAVAEAANATVVEAQVAGAVELPIVAQQLARQTDAVVALGVVIRGETPHFDYVCDSVTDGLTRIALDESVPVAHGVLTVNSYEQAVARDGHPGSAEDKGGEAVSAALGAALELRRLRLLSG
- a CDS encoding bifunctional 3,4-dihydroxy-2-butanone-4-phosphate synthase/GTP cyclohydrolase II is translated as MRTRHRNRKSRLTHTVTPSQPATDSVDGTHDGVPFDSIERAISDIAAGKAIIVVDNEDRENEGDLIFAADAATPALMGFLVRYSSGYVCVALQGSACDRLGLPPMVKNNTDPHGTAYTVTCDAAEGVTTGISAADRAHTARVLADPAATAAHLSRPGHVVPLRARDGGVLERPGHTEAAVDFARLAGRSSSGVICEVVSEEDPTTMARTPELRRIADEHDLALVSIDALRAWRRRNETQVEQVAAASLPVPAGNLTAIGFRDSITGVEHVALVAGELAEGRFVGPEPVLARLHSECLTGDVFHSLRCDCGAQLEAAVEEICAAGRGVIVYLRGHEGRGIGIAAKLAAYHLQDGGTDTVDANLELGLPADARDYSVAAQVLRELGAESVRLITNNPKKVSALELGGIVVSERVPSPVNQTPENTRYLQTKRDRMGHLLQDLADGEERGNAR